DNA from Nerophis lumbriciformis linkage group LG39, RoL_Nlum_v2.1, whole genome shotgun sequence:
attttcataaagtttcggtctcgcaacttcggtaaacagccgccatctttttccccgtagaagaagcgcgcgatgcatgctgggatatgtgacgtttcatttccatttgtgtgtttatgtaaagaccccaaaatggctcctattaagtgtgttgtctgtctaattataaataatgcagacgaggcgtgttaactgagttctcaacgtttactcacagcgtgctcataaccacattctaactcccagcatacaacaacgcttctcagggctaccgcgcatgctcgtcactatcgttgcatgctgggtagtgtagttgttatatttgctagctcataacatcacattaagagacacgcttacgcgcttaattcaatactcgccgtcattccgggtggattgacaaaagacctccagccgctagatattggtgtcaacagggcattcgaagctagactgctgactgcgtgggaacagtggatgacagaaggcgaacacacgtgacgttcaccaagacagggaggcagggagacagcgccagacgacattttggatcccacattcgcccaacttttcaattcggacaacgaaggagaataattcgagggatttatgaatgaagaataacttcagaaagtgagcgttatgtttattttgtgtgttgtgacattaacgttcgagcaacattatgttgctattgctctgcactattttgaattttactatgtttgtgattgcacatttgcgtacattttgggagtgaacagagttgttagaacgctggtttttaatatattattaaagtttgactgacctatctgactgttttttttgacattcttttagcgcagttagatgcggcttacaacaccgggcggcttataggtggacaaagttttgaaatatgccgttcattgaaggcgcggcttttaacccagggcgccttatggtgcggaaaatacggtaatttggatACAAAGTAtaatgtatcatttttatttacagaagtgtTAAGATTACACTTTAataatctcaatgttggagactattttgtttacatgcaAATTGCAAatctacatttttgttaacagaagTATTTTAATCACTACAGAAGTATTGCTTACCGGGGGGGAGCTCTAAATTTAGTTATTTGAAAAGCCTTCATAGCTGAGGGGGTTATAATCAGAGAAAGGTAACTTTTTTGTGGCCATTTAATATGTTTTTCTACTGGTCCTTATTTTTGACAGGTCATATAAAAACACATGATACAGTTTTCAGTGGAGAAGGTAGCACATGTGTGGACAAAGACTCAGATATTTGTTGTTGCAGATTTAATGTCCCACAATGCTCACCTGCACGGAGAACAGGGGGCCTCTTGGTAGGTGTATCACCCTTTCCGGCTGCTTTCTGCTCAGCGCGGGCCAGCAGCCTCTGTTTCTTCTCCTGCTTGGTCTCTGGTCTGTACTTATGGGCCAGCTTGAACAGCTGTGTGGCTGAAAGAAACATTCACTTTTATATACATGTATCCGCAATTGGAAATCGGTGATTATGTTCATGTTAAATGCATCAGTGATCTTGGTGGAAATGTCAGCAGTAGTATTAAGATAGCACTTATTCTTTAACATCCTTTGCATGTCCTGATATTGAACGCCACCCCACAAAACATACCGGTCTGGCGGTCGAGAGCCTGAGAGAACTGGTTGATGGCAGGGGGGACCTTTAGGCGCTTGTACAAGATGGAGCGCTGCCTCTGCAGGCGAACGTAGCGCGGCCATTTGACAAAGCGTGTCAAATCACGCTTGGGCTGAATATCCTGGCCTGCGGGAGAGCAAATGTTAGGAGTCTGACCACAACAAACCGCAGGAACACATCATGCAAGAACATGCATCAGCGATCTTGGTGATAATAGATGTCATCACTGAGATTAAGATAGCAAATATTCGTTTACATCATCTGCACCTTGCAGTCATTACACCAAGTAATGTCATTGTTTAACTCACCAATGCCGAAGTTCTTTGGCTTCTTTTCAGAAAGGTGGTTGACTTCTTTCTTGGTCTCATGCTTCTTGGCCACCGAAGGGGCAGGTGCCACCTTCTTCCCCTTAGCCTTCTTTCCTTTGGGCTGACAAAAGTCAAGACAAATTTAATTTAACAGGCCTCATCACAACCCTCCCGATAATTCAAACAGCATCAAGGGTGTATAAGGAACTACTCAATTAAATCAATGGCATTAGACTTTTACATTGTCAGGGGATGTTGTGGTTTGTAAAGCCTCCTGAGGCATACACAAACAGAATGAAAATGGATGTGCGTTAAGCATATACTTTAACTTGTTTAACATTTCGTTGAATTAAAAAGCCCCAACAGGACGGATTACTTTTGCAAATAGTAAACGACTGAGCAACTAGCAATTCCGTATGAAAACTACATGAGGCCTCGTCATACTATAAGACGTGGTTCATGTACCAGTCCAACAGCTACACGATAATGATTACAACTAAAACCAACGTACCGTCGATATTTAGAGAAGGAAGTACAAAATACGGATGTGAAAATCCACTCAAATGACGTTTTTTCACCGCATGTCGgcattagcatttaagctagcggcCGCAGTGCTGGCTACTAGCACCGGCACTACCTCAGAGGCTTTTAATCTAAGGTCCAAAAACAAACGCTGTGGCGAACAATAACGACACATTTCTAAAGAACACATTCCGCATGCTCAGTTAATCAATGTAACAGTATAAAAACACACATGGACACAAGGATGCAGACAGATACAACATGAAAGATAGTTCCACTGTGGAGTAGACTATGCACCCACCATGTCGGTTCAGGCAGAAAGGAGGAGCAAGGGCTGCTGGGTAACGTAAATACCGCGATGTTTTCAGCCTGGCAACGTGATCTGCAAAGGGCAGATCTGGAATCAGATTATTCATATGTTTACAATTTGTTtccggtatttaaaaaaaaaaatgacaccacTGATCCAGGATGGGCGTGACAATGTATGAAAATAGTGGAATAGCCATTTGTCATTTCTTCAACAGAAATGTtctcaaaataattcaaaactaaatataaacaataaacaTCAGTGTTGGGGTTGTAAGTGTTTATTTAAACCGAAATCATTGTAGTTTTCACCGctgttgccttaatttttttcttacaatattaTACATGCACGATGTAATACTAATTATTAGGCTTATGTGTGTTGAAAGTCTGTCTTGATTACGGTGATAAGTTTGTATTGATAACACACGTACACTGTTTAATAAATGATATGTTATATGATATGATCGGAAACAGTAAGGTTACGTCGTGACGTCAGAGCGACAGCTCCTCCCCCGTTTTTTGtgtacaaaaaaatgtgttacGTTTAAACAATTGGTAGAACATATATTCATAACATAATATAACTGTATTTGCAGACAATAAATACGTATTTACAGATAAAGACACCAATTGCCATGCCTGATACTAGTGATAGGTAAATGACGCCTCGGTGAGTTTGTGGCACGCTATtggcatttaaagttaaagtaccaatgattgtcacacacacactaggtgtggcgaaattattcaccctcgatcaccccctgggaggtgaggggagtagtgagcagcagcgatggccacgcccgggaattatttttggtgatttaacccccaattccaacccttgatgctgagtgtcaagcagggaggtaatgggttccatttttgtagtctttggtatgacttggggtaggttgaactcacaacctaccgcactaggccactgataacGGTGCTATCTGCTggatttaaaaagtatctatattTTGCCTGCAAGTAACTATGGTAATAGCAAAAAACCTTCTTTTTTTAAACCAATAGGTGTGCAGAAGGGAATGAAACATGCTTTTATGGTCAATGGGTCAAATAGTAAACAGGAAAATAACATTGATCTTATTTGGGGCTGTAATATCATTTTTCCCCCACGGTACAAGcagtagataatggatggatggatggactttgaaaGTTTTCCTTTTTCTAAGTTCCATTCAGTGATGAAAATCGATATCAAACGTCACACAAATCTTCTTACTTCAGGTCGTAGGAGCTTGTCACTCGTGAGCTGAAACAAGCACTTAAGAAGTTTTAATTGGCGACGTTTTTTTTCTTAGTGGCCCACACAAGTGAGGTATCACTCTGTGTTCCATTATGTTTCAATGCTTCAGTATTGCTTGACTCTTTATCTAGTTTTCCCTGGACTTAAAATAGGCCACTGCCCCATAAAAGATATTGTATGTTTCATTCAAAAACCCTAAATATTTAAAGGTGGAGTGTGTCACCAGACACCAGCTGAAAATAGAAACAATTAACCAAAAACTACATCAATCATAGTGCCGGGCCCTTTGTTGGGCTGCGAGCGCCCTCCATAGGCCcgcctaaaaaatatatttttctcagcAATGGTCCGTATGAACCGAAGCGgttctcagttgtaatacacttttttttttaccacttgtggcagtaatgacaaaatcAATGTCTGGAGCTCGTTAGTTTTCATAAAATGGCACAAATAAAATATGGTaaatctgtattttcatttgcaattttATTGGAAATAAAGGAAATTATTTTTAGAAACATTTGTAGTCAGAATTCAGTTCCTTTAGCACTTTTTATAGTGTGTAATTTTTTCATTGAGTCCCTTCTAATCCAGTATATTTCATCAATATTCacatttgtaatcagcctgacgtgAGCCTTGATAATCTTTCTGAcatttcatataatttgacagtTTATCCTGTTTAACTGTAGATAGGTCTGATATCATtgaatgattaaaatcaagaataaaatgactaattcagtgttgtgTACCACCAGCTGCTTTTGTAGTCAAGAAGTTAGGCCTTGAGGTAAAAAAAGAGGTAATCTGTTTTAGAAGACTATTTAAGGAAACAGATGCATATTTGCCAGAATTGGTTTCAACTTAGTAAAAAATTACTGTTCAGACCAAATTTGAATGGTCTTGTGCAAACGTGCACGCCGGTCATACATGCACACACGAGATTGAGAACTGAGGATTCAAAAGTGAATGCTATGGTTTCTATATTCCTGTTTAACTGGTGAGGGAAATCATAATCTTCTCAACAATGCGTATATTTTGATTACATGGTCATCTTGTAAAACTGTGAGAGCACTCCAGTTATCCACCTCAACACTGTTAAGCGTCACAAATCAACAATTCATCTTCGTTTGATCAACGGGATggcgtggcacagtggaagagtggccgtgcgcgacccgagggtccctagtTCAATCcctacctagtaccaacctcgtcatgtccgttgtgtcctgagcaagacacttcacccttgctcctgatgggtgctggttagcgccttgcatggcagctccctccatcagtgtgtgaatgtgtgtgtgaatgggtaaatgtggaagtagtatcaaagcgctttgagtaccttgaaggtagaaaagcgctatacaagtacaacccatttatcatttataacatgCCAAAGCCAAAATGACAAAAACAAGCCGTCTTTTAGAACATACACTTTTTATTCCAAACAATTTAGCCAAGCTTGGTTGCCAGCTCCTTGGCTTTCACCCTCTCCAGCTTGGCGACGTGAGCGGTGGATTTGGGACCCAAGATGTTGCCTCCCCAGTGACGATGGATGTAGAGCCAGTTATCAGTTATCAAAAACAAAATGCTCAATGCTGACATTCATTCTCCATTTTCATTAAGAGTCAGCAGAATAAAAGCGAACCTCTTCATTACTCTCGTTGTAGTTGGTCTTGATTGCTTCCATAAGCTTGGCAAGTGCTCCTTTATCCTCTCTGGAAGAAGAAATGTTCCATTAGCTTATTAAAATACATGACAGGAAGCAAAGACGTGCATGCTTACGGGTTGGTCTGTGTGAAGGCCACGGAGGTGCACGTTTTCCTGTGCACCAGCTTGCCCAGGCGAGCTTTGCCCATCACGATGCCCATCTTGCGACACAGAGCGGGCAAGAAGACAGCCACCTGGAAAAGGCAGAGAAACGCCAGGTCAGCATTGTCAACATCTGCAGtgaaaaatattatataaaatgGTCTCTTGCTCAGGGTTAAAAAGCTTGTATGTTTTTATCAACATAGAAGATTCAGGTGAAGAAATTCAAACATCATTGCAGTGATCGTTCCTCCAAAAGACAAGTgacatttaataacattttacCTCAATGGGGTTTACGTCGTGGCTGATGACTAACAGCTGGGCTTTCTTGCTATCCACAAAGGAGGTGACAGTGATAACAtctggaaaataaaataaaacctttGTGAAGGAGGTCAAGTGTGATGTTGAGTCTTCATGTGGACATGCTGGCCAGTAGCTCAGGGTTAAAAAGCTCTTATGTTTTGATCAACATGGAAGATTCAGGTGAAGAAATTCAAACATCATTGCCAGTGACCGTTCCTCCAAAAGACGAGTGACATTTACCGGTAATAACATTTTACCTCAATGGGGTCTACGTCGTGGGCGATGACTACTAGCTGGGCCTTCTTGATATCCACCAAGGAGGTGACGGTGTTAACATCTGGAATATAAAAGAAAACCTTTGTGAAGGAGGTCAAGTGTGATGTTGAGTCTTCATGTGGACATGCTGGCCAGTAGCTCAGGGTTAAAAAGCTCTTATGTTTTGATCAACATGGAAGATTCAGGTGAAGAAATTCAAACATCATTGCCAGTGACCGTTCCTCCAAAAGACAAGTGACATTTACCGGTAATAACATTTTACCTCAATGGGGTCTACGTCGTGGGCGATGACTACCAGCTGGGCCTTCTTGCTATCCACCAAGGAGGTGACGGTGTTAACATCTGGAATATAAAAGAAAACCTTTGTGAAGGAGGTCAAGTGTGATGAGTGTTCATGTGGACATGCTGGCCAGTAGCTCAGGGTTAAAAAGCTCTGATGTTTTGATCAACATGGAAGATTCAGGTGAAGAAATTCAAACATCATTGCCAGTGACCGTTCCTCCAAAAGACAAGTGACATTTACCGGTAATAACATTTTACCTCAATGGGGTCTACGTCGTGGGCGATGACTACCAGCTGGGCCTTCTTGCTATCCACCAAGGAGGTGACGGTGTTAACATCTGGAATATAAAAGAAAACCTTTGTGAAGGAGGTCAAGTGTGATGTTGAGTGTTCATGTGGACATGCTGGCCAGTAGCTCAGGGTTAAAAAGCTCTTATGTTTTGATCAACATGGAAGATTCAGGTGAAGAAATTCAAACATCATTGCCAGTGACCGTTCCTCCAAAAGACAAGTGACATTTACCGGTAATAACATTTTACCTCAATGGGGTCTACGTCGTGGGCGATGACTACCAGCTGGGCCTTCTTGCTATCCACCAAAGAGGTGACGGTGTTAACATCTGGAATATAAAAGAAAACCTTTGTGAAGGAGGTCAAGTGTGATGTTGAGTGTTCATGTGGACATGCTGGCCAGTAGCTCAGGGTTAAAAAGCTCCTATGTTTTGATCAACATGGAAGATTCAGGTGAAGAAATTCAAACATCATTGCCAGTGACCGTTCCTCCAAAAGACGAGTGACATTTACCGGTAATAACATTTTACCTCAATGGGGTCTACGTCGTGGGCGATGACTACAAGCTGGGCTTTCTTGCTATCCACCAAAGAGGTGACAGTGACACAtctggaaaataaaataaaaactttgtgAAGGCGGTCAAGTGTGATACATGTGTCAGATCAAGGAATTAAAGTAATTATCGCATACAAGCCACTTCAGTACAACAACATGACTTTGTCCACACAACATAACCTATGTTTACTTCATGCTTTTAGACCACAGGGCACATTTTCATGGAAAAAAGTGATTCATTTTGCTGCAAAATATAATGCAAGTCTAACATCCTTtactagggctgcacaattaatcgaaTGTTACTCCTGATCACGAATTTGGCATTTAccgtgaaatatatcaaaaaatgtgtttaataatttttttctcttctttgatgGAAGAAATCGGAAGTTGTGAGACAGGGTTGGTTACATGatcaaaggcactcgctctctggtaaccgagcaacataGGTTACTTTGGTTTAGCTGCAACAGAAGTGGAACCAATAAATACAAAGtgcaaaatttgtttaaaaattgacagcagcacaacaaaccTATTTCTGCATCTAAAACCGGAGCCTCTAATAAAGTACgggaaatgcaactctttacGAGGCGAAAAAGACCGCAACAAACAGACTACGAGCTTACTATGGTGGACTCATTTACACCAGTTATGTATGATACCACCATGTATGTTGAGAAATTTTTTGTGTGAAAAATCTGCCATTTTATTTATAGGGCATATCGTCCAGGCCTAtctgcgctcaccctttagagcacagccgtaacttcctggcacgaAAACTGCAAAAAATAGTTGTCAGGTTTTTCTGGTTCATttaacactttgcactattttgtttcaCTTTATTAAGCATATCTTATATTTGCACCTTATATTTTAAAAGGTTATTGTTCAATTTGATTTTaaagaattttgtttacattctttTTCATGGttatgttgacatttcctttctgccttgataactGAGGGGATAATAATcagaaaagttacttttttttcttgCCATTTAATATATTTATCTACTCGTCCTTATTTTTGACAGGTCATATATGGCCAAAACTGTATCATGATACAGTTTTTAGCCAGAGAGCCCAGCCCTAGTGGAGAAGGTAGCACATGTGTGGACAAAGCCTCAGATGTTTGTTGGTGCAGATTTAATGTCGGTCACTGCTCACCTGCACGTAGAACAGGTAGGTGTATCACCTGCAGTCGGTAAGGCTGCCTTCTGCTCAGCGAGGGCCAGCAGCCTGTTTTTTCTCCTGCTTGGTCTCTGGTCTGTATTTATGGGCCAGCTTGAACAGCTGTGTGGCTGAAACAAACATACACttttatatacatttatccaCAAAGGAAACGAGTGATTGTTAATGTTAAGATGCATCAGTGATCTTGGTGGAAATGTCAGCAGTAGTATTAAGATAGCACATATTCTTTAACATCCTCTGCATGTCCTGATAtgaaacgcccccccccccccccccccccgcaagaCATACCGGTCTGGCGGTCGAGAGCCTGAGAGAACTGGTTGATGGCAGGGAGGACCTTTAGGCACTTGTACAAGATGGAGCGCTGCCTCTGCAGGCGGACTAGCGCGGCCATTTGACAAAGCGTGTCAAATCGCGCTTGGGCTGCATATCCTGGCCTGCGGGAGAGCAAACGTTAGGAATCTGACCACAACAAACCGCAGGAATGCATCATGCAAGAACATGCATCAGCGATCTTGGTGATAATAGTTGTCATCACTGATATTATGATAGCAAATATTCGCTTACATCATCTGCACCTTGCAGTCTTTACACCAAGTGGCGCCATTGTTTAACTCACCAATGCCAAAGTTCTTTGGTTTCTTCTCAGACAGGTGGTTGACTTGTTTCTTGGCCTCATGCTTCTTGTCCACCGAAGGAGCAGGTGCCACCTTCTTCCCCTTAGCCTTTTTTCCTTTGGGCGGACATAGTCAAGACAAGTTCAATTGACCATGCCTCATCACTAACCTAATACTTCTGATATCATCATCAAGGCTGTAAAAGGAACTCGTTCATTTCAATGGCATTAGACCTATTCGTTGGTTTGTGAAGCTTTCTGAGACACTTGCAATTAAGGGTCATACAAATAAACTGATTAAATGAAAATGGATGTGCGTTTAGCAATTATCTTAACGTGATTTACGTTCATTTCGTTGAATTAAACGGCCCCAACAGGACTAATTACTATTGCAAATAGTAAGCGACTTAGCAACTAGCAATTCCGTATGAAAAGTTTTTTAGAGAATAAAAGACGAAATAGGAACGCTTTTTAACCGCATGTCGgcattagcatttaagctagcggcCGCAGTGCTAGCTACTAGCACCGGCACTACCTAGGAAGCTTTTCATCTAAGTTCGAAAAACAAACGCTATAGCGAACAATAACGATATATTCCCAAATTACACATCCCGCATGACCAGTTGATCAATGTAACAGCATACAAACACACGAGGATGCAGACAGATACAATATGAAAGATAGTTCCACTGTGAAGTAGACTATGCACCCACCATGTCGGTTCAGGCAGAAAGGAGGAACAGTGGCTGCTGGGTAACGTAAATACCGCGAGGTTTGCAGAGCTGACAACGTGATCTGCAAAGGGCAGACCTGGAATCAGAATATACATTTTTACAAATCGttccagtatttaaaaaaaaatggcaccaCTGATCCAGGATGGGCGTCACAGTTTATTAATATATTACAATAGCCATTTTTCATTTCTTTAatagaaatgttttaaaatagttCAAAACAAAATATAAACAATAAACATCAGCGTTGGGGCTGCAAGTGTTTAATTAAACCGAAATCATTGTAGTTCTTCAGCGCTGTTGCCTTAATGTTTTCTTACAAATGTATGTAAGTTTGAATACTAATTACTAGGCTTGTGTGTTGAAAGTCTGCCTTGAATATAGTGATACGTTTCTATTGATATTAACATACGTACACGGTTCAATAAATGATATGTTGTAAACAGTAAGGTTACGTCGTGACGTCACAGCGACAGCTCCGTCCCCAGCTGAGCTCTGCGACGTGCAGTGCTTGTGACTATGACGCATGAGGGGGCGTGACGTGTTGTTTTGGGGGACTCTTGTTGTCAGTCGGTTCACCCCGTTGCTGCCCGGTCGGAGCCGGTGTGCTTTGCCTACCGGGACTATGACGCTGTCATCACCGTGACAGCTGTCACATGCCTCGGTCAAGGCGAGCGTGAAACTGTCATGGCCGCCGCTGGCATCTTTTAGCATCTTCTTCTCCATCGTTGTCGTCAGTGAGGCCTCTCGTGGCTTCTTTTTCGCTGTTTACTTTGGGAGTGGGAGGCTACTTGTGAAAGGTTTCCTTCATTTAGGAATTCAGACACGATGTGTAGTCGTCGTGCTCGCTTTTGTGTCTTGTCATCAGTCAACGCTAACATTAGCCTGTGCTGTGAATTGTTGCTGTAGCGGCAGAAGTAAACATGGCCGAGCAGAACCTTTGTCCCCACCTGGACGACATCGGAGAGGTCACCAAGGATGAGCTCCTTCAGAAATCCAAGGTGGGCcttagtttattttgtgtgttaacTGACATTGAAGGTGCCTGCTTTGCTACAGTATGTTCTAGTATGGGGGAGCCCAAAGTGTGGCCCGTGGGACGGGgccctaacctgactctcgccagatccttgtagttcgctgagctccacacaaggatctgggacttctcaataggagatgtatttcagagggggggccttgtaaaaaaataattgtatgtgattggataaaccacttgtccgttatgtTGAGTGACGTGctgcttcaaccactcacattgaAATCAActtgtgacgctgatgagaggaaatccaaaacagaacagccgacatattggataacaacagagcgaaaagttatattaaatatactatattatattaaatattcgatagattcgacaaaacagttgcaatagcagaatcaatgtcagcacacgactcctcaatgcgtgccgccattgttgtttgaatcaaacagttgcTTCGGCGCTACGCGACATCTATGAAAACACGCCCGGCGATCcggattggttcattatttttttgctatcttgaaggagtttgcaatgccctcgagcccagatccttgtgtggagctcagcgaactacaaggatctggtgaGAGTCAGGTTACCAGGGCCCGCCAAAGGGAGGTAACTTtattatttacaaaccctgtttccatatgagttgggaaattgtgttagatgtaaatataaacggaatacaatgatttgcaaatccttttcaaccaatattcaattgaatgcactacaaagacaagatatttgatgttcaaactcataaactttatttttttttgcaaataataattaacttaaaatttcatggctgcagcacgtgccaaagtagtttcaTGTtccccactgtgttacatcacctttttgtttttaacaatactcaataaacgattgggaactgaggaaactatttgttgaagctttgaaagtggaattctttcccattcttgttttatgtagagcttcagtcgttcaacagtccggggtcgccgctgtcgtattttacgcttcataatgcgccacacattttcgatgggaaacaggtctggactgcaggcgggccaggaaagtacccgcactctttttttacgaagccacgctgttgtaacacatgctgaatgtggcttggcattgtcttgctgaaataagcaggggcgtccatgaaaaagacggcgcttagatggcagcatatgttgttccaaaacctgtatgtacctctaagcatttatggtgccttcacaaatgtgtaagttacccatgccttgggcactaatgcacccccataccatcacagatgctggcttttgaactttgcgtcgataacagtctggatggttcgcttcccctttggtccggatgacacgatgtcgaatatttccaaaaacaatttgaaatgtggacttgtcagaccacagaacacttttccactttgcatcagtccatcttagatgatctcgggcccacagaagccggtggcgtttctggatgttgttatgttatggctttcgctttgcatagtagagctttaacttgcacttacagatgtagcgacaaactgtatttactgacagtggttttctgaagtgttcctgagcccatgtggtgatatcctttagagattgatgtcggtttttgatacagtgccgtctgagggatcgaaggtcacggtcattcaatgttggtttctggccatgccgcttacatggagtgatttctccagattctctgaaccttttgatgatattatggaccgtagatgtttaaatccctaaatttcttgcaattgcactttgagaaacgttgttcttaaactgtttgactatttgctcacacagttgtggacaaaggggtgtacctcgccccatcctttcttgtgaaagacagagcattttttgggaagctgtttttatacccaatcatggcacccacctgttcccaattagcctgcagacctgtgggatgttccaaacaagtgtttgatgagcattcctcaactttatcagtatttattg
Protein-coding regions in this window:
- the rpl7a gene encoding large ribosomal subunit protein eL8, translating into MPKGKKAKGKKVAPAPSVAKKHETKKEVNHLSEKKPKNFGIGQDIQPKRDLTRFVKWPRYVRLQRQRSILYKRLKVPPAINQFSQALDRQTATQLFKLAHKYRPETKQEKKQRLLARAEQKAAGKGDTPTKRPPVLRAGVNNVTSLVESKKAQLVVIAHDVDPIELVVFLPALCRKMGVPYCIVKGKARLGKLVHRKTCTSVAFTQTNPEDKGALAKLVEAIKTNYNERYEEIRRHWGGNILGPKSTARVAKLERAKAKELATKLG